Part of the Bacteriovorax sp. BAL6_X genome, ACCCCGTGAACCTTTACTGTAGCTTGACATTGGCTTTTGAATAGTAATGCGTAGGATAGGTGGGAGCTGTTGAGGCGTGCGTTCCGGCGTACGATTAGGCATCCTTGAAATACCACCCTTTGCTATTTGAAATCCTAACCTACCATCGTAATCCGGTGGGGGGACAATGTCTGGTGGGCAGTTTGACTGGGGCGGTCGCCTCCTAAAGAGTAACGGAGGCGCACAAAGGTTCCCTCAGGCCGCATGGAAACCGGCTGTAGAGTGTAAACGCATAAGGGAGCTTGACTGCAACACAAACAAGTGGAGCAGGGTCGAAAGACGGTGTTAGTGATCCGGTGGTTCCGAGTGGAAGGGCCATCGCTCAACGGATAAAAGGTACTCCGGGGATAACAGGCTGATCTCCCCCAAGAGTTCACATCGACGGGGAGGTTTGGCACCTCGATGTCGGCTCATCGCATCCTGGGGCTGGAGCAGGTCCCAAGGGTTAGACTGTTCGTCTATTAAAGCGGTACGCGAGCTGGGTTCAGAACGTCGTGAGACAGTTCGGTCTCTATCCTCCGTGGGCGTAAGAAATTTGAGTGAATCTGACCTTAGTACGAGAGGACCGGGTTGGACGAACCTATGGTGTATCGGTTGTGACGCCAGTTGCATTGCCGAGTAGCTAAGTTCGGAAGGGATAACCGCTGAAAGCATCTAAGTGGGAAGCCCATCATGAGATAAGATTTCTATAAGACAGCTTGTAGACTACGAGCTTGATAGGTCGCATGTGTAAGCGCAGTAATGTGTTGAGCTGAGCGATACTAATTAGTCTTTTTGCTTTATTTAACTTTTACTTTTAAGTTCACTTCTATTTGATATTGTTTTTTAAGTGTGAAAATATCGCTTAATAGACTTGCAAAGGTCGAAAAAAAGAATTAAATATACCAAGAATTAAATTTTTGGTGTGTCGATAGCGGCGGGGAAACACCTGATACCATCCCGAACTCAGCAGTTAAGCCCGCTTGCGCCGAAGGTAGTGCCAGGGTAACTTGGTGTGAGACTAGGAAGACGCACCTTCTATATAAAAAGCCAGATCTTATGATCTGGCTTTTTTTGTTTGTGGCCATAAATTCTTTTAAAAATCATTATTTGTTTTTGTCTTGCTTCTAGAAGGGTTTTCGGCCTTTTCTTTTGCCTTTACTTACATTTCATATACAATAGATATATGAAGAAAAATATCCTTAAAACTCAACTAGTTATCCTATTTATCTTAACTTTATTCTCTTTTATTTCTTTCTATTTTGGAAATGATTTACCGGATAATTACTTTACGATTACATCAGATAACTCGGGAAATATTTTAAGTTACTATTTCTTCTCACTGATTAAGTTTGGTTCTTATTTTAGTGGTCCTTGGGTTCTGATTCCTTTTTTTGTATTTTCTCTTTGCCATACATTCATTTATGACAAGCGTGAATATATGGTTGATGTCTTAAACTTTTTTCCATTAGTCTTCTTCTCTGGGACTGTATCATTTTTCTTTTTTCATGATGCACTTGGGATAGGCTTACAATATATTTTAAAGAACGCTTTTACTTCACTTTGGTTAGGGATCTATACAGGCGTTGCTTTTGGCCTGTTTCTATTTGGTACATTTAGAGGTGGATTTAAAGAATGTATTATTAAGGCTTTTAATTTTACGAAAGCTGTTCCCGCTAAAACTATACAGATAAAGCAAACATTAGCTGCTCCTTTTGAGAAGAAAAAGCCTGTTGCTCAAATTGAACACGACAACAGTCTTCGTAAAAGAATGGATAGTATTCTCAAAGATGATAAGAAAAAAGAAGAAGATAAGAAAGAAAGTTCTCTCTTTGCTTCACTTAATAAGATAAAGCCACAAAATATTTTAAAAACAAAGACAACAGCTGAAGAAGTATCAGTTGATGAAGATGATGATATTGAAGATGCTGTAATTAAACCTCAGATAACTCGTCCTACATTCGATGAATCTAATACAGTAGTTAAAAGTTCTCAAGAAAATGCTGATGCTTTAAAGACGAGTGATGAAAATAATAAACAATCTGAAGAAGCTGTAGAGAGAGAGCCTCAAGTTAAAAAGATTCTTGTTACAGCTCCTCTTAATCGTATGGCCGATACATCTACTGATAATCAATACTTTAATATTGTCGATACTGCTACTGAAGCAACAATTGAAAAAGTTTCAAATGAACCTGATAAGGCCTACTTTGAACAAATCATTACTCTCTTGGAGTCAAAGCTTACAGAGTTTAAAATTGAAGGTGAAATTGTAAACGTATTAAAAGGTCCAGTTGTTGATACTTTCGAGTTTAGACCTGGAGCTGGTGTTAAGGTTTCGAAAATTGCAGGTCTCGCTGATGATTTATCTCTAGCTCTTTATGGGGCTCCTATTCGTGTTGTTCCTGCCATGATGGGTAAGGATACTGTCGGTGTTGAAGTACCAAGAAATCCTCGTGATATCATATATTTAGATGAAGTGTTGAGCTCTAAAGAGTTTCAGAATGCTAAGTATTCACTTCCAATTGCTATGGGTAAGAACGCTTTTGGTGAATCTTTTGTTATTGATTTAGCGACGTGTCCACACATGCTAGTTGCTGGTGCAACTGGTGCTGGTAAGTCAGTATTCATTAACTCACTTCTTGTTTCACTACTAGTTAAGAAGTCACCTAAGAAAATGAAGCTCATACTTATTGACCCTAAACAGCTAGAAATGGCACTTTATGCAAAACTTCCACACTTGTTAATGCCTGTTGTAACTGATGCTAAAACTGCATCAATAGCGCTTCTTTGGGCCTGTCAGGAAATGGATCGTCGCTATGGAATTCTTGCTGACTTTGGTGTTCGAAACATTTCTGGCTTCAATGAAAAGCTTAAAAGAGCGACTCCAGAAATGCTTGCTAAAATTCACCATCACTATGAAGACACAACTGCTGAAGATTATGAGCTACCTTATATTGTAATTATTGTTGATGAATTTGCTGACCTTGTATTAACTAAAGCAGGGAAAGAGATTGAAAATAATATTGCTCGTATCGCTGCCAAGGCCCGTGCTGCAGGTATTCACCTTGTTCTTGCAACACAAAGACCTTCTGTTGACGTTATTACAGGTGTTATTAAGTCAAACTTTCCGACACGTGTTGCCTTTAGGGTATCTTCACGTACCGACTCAAGTACGATTCTTGATAAAATTGGTGCTGAAAGACTACTTGGTAAAGGGGATATGCTTTATAAACATGGTATTAACACTCAACGTGTTCACTCTTCATATGTCGATGAAGTAGAAATTGAGGCCCTAACGCAGAAGCTAGAGGCCCTTGATTCTGGTTTTGATGAAAAAGCAATGGAATTTCTTGAGAATGGTGGAGAAGTTGAAACAGATGAATACTCATATGGTTCACATATCACACCAGCATCTTCATCAAATTCAGGTGATGCACTTTATGATGAAGCCGTAAAGGTTGTTATGGAATCTCGCTCAGCATCAGCATCTATGTTACAGAGAAGATTAAGAATTGGTTATAATAGAGCAGCAAATCTTATTGAGGAACTTGAAAAACGTGGGGTTGTAGGTCCTGCTCAGGGAGCTAAGCCGCGTCGCGTTCTCGTTGATGGAAACTCACCAACACTATAATTAAAAGGCCCTTTCTTTCAGTAAGTTAGGGCCAATAATTCCTCTAAAAATATTACAAAAAAATATTGAATCCGCAGTGTCATCGTGTTAAAAATGCACCATCGCAATATCGCGAAATAAACAGCTGCTCGAAGGGTTGGTCCATTCGGTTCGAGTCAGTGTATTTAACCAACTGTGGAGTTCGTATGTCAGAATTAAACATTAATGATCTTTTAAAAGCAGGTGCACACTTTGGTCACCAGACTCACAAGTGGAATCCTAAGATGAAGCCATATGTATTTGGTGAAAGAAACGGGATCTATATTGTTGACCTTGCTAAAACTATTCCTTTAGCAAAAAAAGCTTATGACTTCCTAAAGAAGACTTCTTCTGAAGGTAAGCCAATTCTTTTCGTAGCTACAAAAAGACAAGCTTCTGAAACTGTTAAGACTGCTGCTAAGTCATGTGGTGCATATTATGTAACTAACAGATGGCTAGGTGGGATGCTTACAAACTACAAAACAATCAACCTTTCAATCGATAAGCTAAGAAAAGTTGAGAAAATGAAAGAAACAGGTGACTTCGAGTTACTAACTAAGAAAGAAAGAATTAAAGTTGGTAAAGAAGTTGAAAAGCTAGAGAAAAACCTTGGTGGTATCAAGGATATGAGAAAGCTTCCAGGTGCAATCGTTGTTGTTGATCCAAACAATGAAAGAATTGCTGTTAAAGAAGCTAATAAGCTAGGTATTCCTGTTGTTGCAATCGTTGATACTAACTGTGACCCAGAAGGTGTTGACTACGTTGTTCCTGGTAACGACGATGCAATCAAGTCGATCACTCTTTTCTCTGATTACTTCGCAGGTGCTATCGCTGGTAGCGCAAGCAAAGCTAAAGCAGCTGGTAACCAAGTTACTGATAAAGCTCTAGAAGAAGAAATTCTTTCTAAGTATGAAAAAGACATCGATTTAGCTGGTGAAGAAGAATAATTAATAATTAATTAGCGAGGTAAAAAATGGCTATTACGGCAAGTGCTGTTAAAGAATTAAGAGAAAAAACTGGTGCAGGTATGATGGACTGTAAGAAAGCTCTTACAGAAACTAATGGTGACCTAGAGGCAGCAGTAGATTTCCTAAGAACTAAAGGTCTAGCAAAAGCTGCTAAGAAAGCAAGCCGTGTTGCTGCTGAAGGTACAGTTGTATCTGTAGTAGAAGGTAACAAGGGTGTTATTCTTGAAGTTAACTGTGAAACTGACTTTGTTGCTAAAGGTGACGATTTCCAAGGTTTCGCAAGTAATGTTGCTGCTTGGACTCTTTCAAATAAGCCAGCTTCTATTGAAGAACTTAAAGATGCTAAGAATGCTGAAACAACTGAACTTACTATGAAATGTGGTGAGAAAATCGACCTAAGAAGATTTGCTGCAGTTGAAACAACAGGCGTTCTTGGTTCATATAACCACGGTGGAAAAATTGGTGTTCTAGTTGAGCTAGGAACTGATAAGACTGATGCTCCTGAAATTGCGGAACTTGCAAAAGATATCGCAATGCACGTTGCAGCGGCTAACCCATCTTTCTTAACTTCAGATGATATTGACGAAGATTACAAAAAGAGAGAGGAAGAAGTTTACCGTGCACAACTTAAAGAAGAGGGTAAGCCTGAAAACATGATCGATCAGATCGTTAAAGGTAAACTTGGAAAACTTGCTAAAGAAGTATGTCTAATTGAGCAAGTATTCATTAAGAACCCAGACTTTACTATCAAGAAGCTTGTTGCTGACGTAGCTGGTAAAGTTGGTGGTGACATTACTGTTAAAGCTTTCCATAAAATCAACCTTGGTGAAGGGATTGAGAAGAAAGAAGACAACTTAGCTGAAGAAGTTGCTAAGATGACTCAACAGTAAAATTAATTACTAAATATAAGAAAGGGCTTTTTTAAGCCCTTTTTTTTTGCAATTTGATTGTAGTGTTATTGGGGACATATGAAATATAAAAGAATACTATTAAAACTTTCTGGTGAGGCCTTAGCTGGTGAAGCTGGTTATGGTGTAACTCACGATGTTCTTAACCAAATTTCTGAAGAG contains:
- a CDS encoding DNA translocase FtsK; translation: MKKNILKTQLVILFILTLFSFISFYFGNDLPDNYFTITSDNSGNILSYYFFSLIKFGSYFSGPWVLIPFFVFSLCHTFIYDKREYMVDVLNFFPLVFFSGTVSFFFFHDALGIGLQYILKNAFTSLWLGIYTGVAFGLFLFGTFRGGFKECIIKAFNFTKAVPAKTIQIKQTLAAPFEKKKPVAQIEHDNSLRKRMDSILKDDKKKEEDKKESSLFASLNKIKPQNILKTKTTAEEVSVDEDDDIEDAVIKPQITRPTFDESNTVVKSSQENADALKTSDENNKQSEEAVEREPQVKKILVTAPLNRMADTSTDNQYFNIVDTATEATIEKVSNEPDKAYFEQIITLLESKLTEFKIEGEIVNVLKGPVVDTFEFRPGAGVKVSKIAGLADDLSLALYGAPIRVVPAMMGKDTVGVEVPRNPRDIIYLDEVLSSKEFQNAKYSLPIAMGKNAFGESFVIDLATCPHMLVAGATGAGKSVFINSLLVSLLVKKSPKKMKLILIDPKQLEMALYAKLPHLLMPVVTDAKTASIALLWACQEMDRRYGILADFGVRNISGFNEKLKRATPEMLAKIHHHYEDTTAEDYELPYIVIIVDEFADLVLTKAGKEIENNIARIAAKARAAGIHLVLATQRPSVDVITGVIKSNFPTRVAFRVSSRTDSSTILDKIGAERLLGKGDMLYKHGINTQRVHSSYVDEVEIEALTQKLEALDSGFDEKAMEFLENGGEVETDEYSYGSHITPASSSNSGDALYDEAVKVVMESRSASASMLQRRLRIGYNRAANLIEELEKRGVVGPAQGAKPRRVLVDGNSPTL
- the rpsB gene encoding 30S ribosomal protein S2, which gives rise to MSELNINDLLKAGAHFGHQTHKWNPKMKPYVFGERNGIYIVDLAKTIPLAKKAYDFLKKTSSEGKPILFVATKRQASETVKTAAKSCGAYYVTNRWLGGMLTNYKTINLSIDKLRKVEKMKETGDFELLTKKERIKVGKEVEKLEKNLGGIKDMRKLPGAIVVVDPNNERIAVKEANKLGIPVVAIVDTNCDPEGVDYVVPGNDDAIKSITLFSDYFAGAIAGSASKAKAAGNQVTDKALEEEILSKYEKDIDLAGEEE
- the tsf gene encoding translation elongation factor Ts, whose protein sequence is MAITASAVKELREKTGAGMMDCKKALTETNGDLEAAVDFLRTKGLAKAAKKASRVAAEGTVVSVVEGNKGVILEVNCETDFVAKGDDFQGFASNVAAWTLSNKPASIEELKDAKNAETTELTMKCGEKIDLRRFAAVETTGVLGSYNHGGKIGVLVELGTDKTDAPEIAELAKDIAMHVAAANPSFLTSDDIDEDYKKREEEVYRAQLKEEGKPENMIDQIVKGKLGKLAKEVCLIEQVFIKNPDFTIKKLVADVAGKVGGDITVKAFHKINLGEGIEKKEDNLAEEVAKMTQQ